A stretch of DNA from Yoonia sp. BS5-3:
TCAGGCGATGCTCATACGTAATGCCGGCTTTTTTGAAGTCTGCTTCGAACTCTTGCTCATAGACTTCTTGGAACAGCTCCAGGAAGCGGCCATCATATTGCTTGAGGATCGTGTTCTTGGTGGACATGTAGACAGGCCAGCCAAGGTTCAGACCATAGTTCAAGGATGCGCGGGCAAAGTCGCGGATCGAATTGTCGAGGTTATACATCGACATGAACACACCGCCGGATGGGGCGTCAAAGACCTCGTGCTCGGTTACGGTGCCGTCTTCGCCGACAAATTTCATCGACAGCTTGCCCGGCCCGGGGAATTTCATGTCGGTGGCGCGGTATTGGTCACCAAAGGCGTGACGACCGATGACAATCGGCTGGGTCCAGCCTGGCACCAGACGCGGAACGTTGGAACAGATGATCGGGGCGCGGAAAACAACACCACCAAGGATGTTGCGGATCGTGCCATTGGGGCTACGCCACATCTTTTTCAGGCCGAACTCTTCAACGCGGGCTTCATCAGGGGTGATGGTCGCACATTTGACGGCAACACCAACTTCTTTGGTCTTCTCGGCGGCGTCGATTGTGATCTGGTCTTCGGTGCGGTCACGCTCTTCGATGCCCAGATCGTAGTAGAGCAGATCAACATCCAGATAGGGCAGGATCAGCTTTTTCTTGATGAAATCCCAGATGATCCGGGTCATTTCATCGCCGTCCATTTCGACGATGGGGTTCTCTACCTTAATCTTGGACATATGTCCCTCCGCATAAATTAGATATGGTCTGGCGCGGCCATAACCGAAATCAAACCAAACGGAAAGGTGGTATGCACTTGTATACAGGTTTTATGGCGATTCCTGCGTTCGTGTCAGCGCGTCTCGGTCGAATTTGCCGGGTTGGTTTGTTCCAGCTCTTTTCGGGCGCTCGTGGTCAGGCTTAGCCCATCGGTTTGATCCAGAATGGAAAACAGGACGTCGCGCGCCAATTGATTGCGCAGACTTTGGGCCTGATCGGGTGTCTGAACCAAATAGAGCGGCTTACCTTCACAAAGATATGCGGGCAG
This window harbors:
- a CDS encoding NADP-dependent isocitrate dehydrogenase is translated as MSKIKVENPIVEMDGDEMTRIIWDFIKKKLILPYLDVDLLYYDLGIEERDRTEDQITIDAAEKTKEVGVAVKCATITPDEARVEEFGLKKMWRSPNGTIRNILGGVVFRAPIICSNVPRLVPGWTQPIVIGRHAFGDQYRATDMKFPGPGKLSMKFVGEDGTVTEHEVFDAPSGGVFMSMYNLDNSIRDFARASLNYGLNLGWPVYMSTKNTILKQYDGRFLELFQEVYEQEFEADFKKAGITYEHRLIDDMVACAMKWNGGFVWACKNYDGDVQSDTVAQGFGSLGLMTSQLMTPDGKVVEAEAAHGTVTRHYRQHQAGQATSTNSIASIFAWTGGLKHRAKLDSNAQLTKFAETLEKVIVDTVESGFMTKDLALLVGPDQKWLTTEGFLEKIDENLNAAM